The following proteins come from a genomic window of Kocuria palustris:
- the ctaD gene encoding cytochrome c oxidase subunit I, translating to MTTLEYSANDSAAVAPRVVPRSKGRIIVSWLTTTDHKTLGYMYLITSFAFFCLGGVMALLIRAELFAPGMQILETKEQYNQLFTMHGTVMLLMFGTPLFIGLANVLVPLQIGAPDVAFPRLNALAFWFFIFGSTVVVIGFLTPQGAASFGWFAYAPLNSTTFSPGVGGDLWVFGLVLQGFGTIMGGVNFITTILCMRAPGMTMWRMPVFVWTSLITALLIIMIFPPLAAALFALGMDRRLGGHIFDAENGGAILWQHLFWFFGHPEVYVLALPFFGIVSEIIPVFSRKPLFGYVGLVFATIAIGALSVTVWAHHMYVTGSVMLGFFSFMTMMIAVPTGVKFFNWIGTMWQGSITFETPMLWVLGFLFTFLFGGLTGVILATPPLDFQVSDSYFVVAHFHYVIFGTVVFGMFAAFYFWWPKFTGKMLNERVGKVHFWMLFVGFHMTFLIQHWLGVVGMPRRYADYMPEDGFTFMNQFSTIGAFLLAASMVPFFWNVYITHKRGRKVEVDDPWGFGGSLEWATSCPPPRHNFVSLPRIRSERPALDLHHPELAALSPDPHTGDTEANPTERDRREHDTMEATR from the coding sequence ATGACCACTCTCGAGTACTCAGCCAATGACTCCGCCGCGGTCGCACCGCGGGTCGTGCCCCGCTCCAAGGGCCGGATCATCGTCAGCTGGCTGACCACCACGGACCACAAGACGCTCGGGTACATGTACCTGATCACGTCCTTCGCCTTCTTCTGCCTCGGCGGCGTCATGGCGCTGCTGATCCGTGCAGAGCTCTTCGCTCCCGGCATGCAGATCCTGGAGACCAAGGAGCAGTACAACCAGCTGTTCACCATGCACGGCACGGTGATGCTGCTGATGTTCGGAACCCCGCTGTTCATCGGCCTGGCCAACGTGCTGGTGCCGCTGCAGATCGGCGCGCCGGATGTCGCCTTCCCGCGACTGAACGCGCTGGCCTTCTGGTTCTTCATATTCGGCTCGACCGTCGTCGTGATCGGCTTCCTGACCCCGCAGGGCGCCGCGTCCTTCGGCTGGTTCGCCTACGCTCCGCTGAACTCCACCACGTTCTCGCCGGGAGTCGGCGGCGACCTCTGGGTCTTCGGCCTGGTCCTGCAGGGCTTCGGCACGATCATGGGCGGCGTCAACTTCATCACCACGATCCTGTGCATGCGGGCTCCGGGCATGACCATGTGGCGCATGCCGGTGTTCGTCTGGACCTCGCTGATCACCGCGCTGCTGATCATCATGATCTTCCCGCCGCTGGCGGCCGCGCTGTTCGCACTGGGCATGGACCGTCGACTGGGCGGGCACATCTTCGACGCCGAGAACGGCGGCGCGATCCTGTGGCAGCACCTGTTCTGGTTCTTCGGCCACCCCGAGGTCTACGTGCTGGCGCTGCCGTTCTTCGGCATCGTCTCGGAGATCATCCCGGTGTTCTCCCGCAAGCCGCTGTTCGGCTATGTCGGCCTGGTCTTCGCGACCATCGCCATCGGCGCGCTGTCCGTGACCGTGTGGGCCCACCACATGTACGTCACCGGCTCGGTCATGCTCGGGTTCTTCTCGTTCATGACCATGATGATCGCGGTGCCCACGGGCGTGAAGTTCTTCAACTGGATCGGCACCATGTGGCAGGGCTCGATCACCTTCGAGACTCCCATGCTGTGGGTCCTGGGCTTCCTGTTCACGTTCCTCTTCGGCGGCCTGACCGGCGTCATCCTGGCCACCCCGCCGCTGGACTTCCAAGTCTCGGACTCCTACTTCGTGGTCGCCCATTTCCACTACGTGATCTTCGGCACTGTCGTGTTCGGCATGTTCGCCGCGTTCTACTTCTGGTGGCCCAAGTTCACCGGCAAGATGCTCAACGAGCGTGTCGGCAAGGTCCACTTCTGGATGCTCTTCGTGGGCTTCCACATGACCTTCCTGATCCAGCACTGGCTCGGTGTGGTGGGCATGCCCCGCCGCTACGCCGATTACATGCCGGAGGACGGGTTCACGTTCATGAACCAGTTCTCGACCATCGGCGCCTTCCTGCTGGCAGCCTCGATGGTCCCGTTCTTCTGGAACGTGTACATCACGCACAAGCGCGGCAGGAAGGTCGAGGTCGACGATCCCTGGGGCTTCGGCGGCTCGCTCGAGTGGGCGACGTCCTGCCCGCCCCCGCGGCACAACTTCGTCTCGCTGCCGCGCATCCGCTCGGAGCGCCCGGCCCTGGACCTGCACCACCCGGAGCTGGCGGCCCTGTCGCCGGATCCTCACACCGGTGACACCGAGGCCAACCCGACCGAGCGGGATCGCCGCGAGCACGACACCATGGAGGCCACCCGATGA
- a CDS encoding cytochrome c oxidase subunit 4 yields the protein MKATIQVMWLLTAFCIVVGFIYGFVTDFHELAGFPALLAVGVMSAFLAVYFQLTLRSAKAMLPEDDLEGEISDSAGDYGHFSPWSWTPLLFGAGAMIFVLGLAIDWWIVGLAFPIAMLGVFGMVFEHSRGEHAH from the coding sequence ATGAAGGCAACGATCCAGGTCATGTGGCTGCTGACGGCGTTCTGCATCGTCGTGGGCTTCATCTACGGGTTCGTGACCGACTTCCACGAGCTGGCCGGCTTCCCGGCCCTGCTGGCCGTCGGCGTGATGTCCGCCTTCCTCGCGGTCTACTTCCAGCTGACGCTGCGTAGCGCCAAGGCGATGCTCCCTGAGGATGACCTCGAGGGCGAGATCTCGGACAGCGCCGGCGACTACGGGCACTTCTCCCCGTGGTCCTGGACGCCGCTGCTGTTCGGCGCCGGTGCCATGATCTTCGTGCTCGGCCTGGCCATCGACTGGTGGATCGTGGGCCTCGCGTTCCCGATCGCCATGCTCGGCGTGTTCGGAATGGTCTTCGAGCACAGCCGCGGAGAGCACGCCCACTGA
- a CDS encoding amino acid ABC transporter permease, producing the protein MDSRSPSTPEPDSPVRVLPARHPWRSLASMLGVIVILVIVWALITNPRWQWGVVAQWFTAESIMRGLGLTLSLTAIAGVAGFVLGFALALLRMSSSPVLAGLAWTYIWIFRSVPLLVQLLLWYNIGYLYETLVLGIPFTDVVLFEASTTELVGKFAAAALGLSLHQAAYAAEIIRGGILSVDAGQLEAAKALGLPAWRRSVGIVLPQALRAILPPAFNEIISLVKGTSIVYVLALGDLFYTAQIIYSRTNEVIPMLMVATIWYIVITTALNIVQYYVERRVARGAVRTLPSTPWQRVRARLASERADARERKRTRLHTEGSSL; encoded by the coding sequence ATGGACAGCCGTTCGCCCTCCACCCCCGAGCCGGACAGCCCCGTGCGGGTGCTGCCGGCTCGCCACCCCTGGCGCAGCCTCGCCTCGATGCTCGGCGTCATCGTCATCCTGGTCATCGTCTGGGCCCTGATCACCAACCCCCGCTGGCAGTGGGGAGTCGTGGCGCAGTGGTTCACCGCCGAGTCGATCATGCGAGGCCTGGGGCTGACGCTGTCACTGACGGCCATCGCCGGCGTCGCCGGGTTCGTGCTCGGCTTCGCGCTGGCCCTGCTGCGGATGTCGAGCTCGCCGGTGCTCGCGGGACTGGCCTGGACCTACATCTGGATCTTCCGATCCGTGCCGCTGCTCGTGCAGCTGCTGCTCTGGTACAACATCGGCTATCTCTACGAGACGCTCGTCCTGGGCATCCCGTTCACCGACGTGGTCCTCTTCGAGGCGAGCACCACGGAGCTCGTCGGGAAGTTCGCCGCCGCCGCCCTGGGACTGAGCCTGCATCAGGCCGCCTACGCCGCCGAGATCATCCGCGGCGGCATCCTCTCGGTGGATGCGGGGCAGCTCGAGGCGGCCAAGGCGCTCGGGCTTCCGGCATGGCGGCGATCCGTGGGGATCGTGCTGCCGCAGGCCCTGCGCGCGATCCTGCCCCCGGCCTTCAACGAGATCATCAGCCTGGTCAAGGGCACCTCGATCGTCTACGTCCTGGCGCTGGGGGATCTGTTCTACACGGCGCAGATCATCTACTCGCGCACCAACGAGGTCATCCCGATGCTCATGGTCGCCACCATCTGGTACATCGTGATCACCACTGCGCTGAACATCGTCCAGTACTACGTCGAGCGGCGGGTCGCGCGCGGTGCGGTGCGCACCTTGCCGTCCACCCCCTGGCAGCGGGTGCGCGCACGGCTGGCGAGTGAGCGGGCCGACGCCCGCGAGCGGAAGAGGACCCGGCTGCACACGGAAGGGAGCTCGCTGTGA
- a CDS encoding amino acid ABC transporter ATP-binding protein codes for MIEDRVPTRGRVVLEGVRKSFAGREILHGVSLNVEPGQVVVLMGPSGSGKSTLLRTINHLEAQDAGRVTIDGEMIGYQPEGQALRELPEREVLRRRAQVGMVFQQFNLFPHMTVEQNIIEAPVHTQGRPRAEARRTAQALLDRVGLGDRGGAYPRQLSGGQQQRVAIARAMALHPKVLLFDEPTSALDPELVEEVLEVIRGLADEGVTLIVVTHEMSFAREVADHVVFMADGEIVEQGPPQKLFSAPQHARTQEFLGRHLDPEYVL; via the coding sequence TTGATCGAAGACCGGGTGCCCACGCGAGGACGGGTCGTGCTGGAGGGCGTGCGCAAGTCGTTCGCGGGCCGGGAGATCCTCCACGGCGTCTCCCTGAACGTCGAGCCCGGGCAGGTCGTGGTCCTGATGGGCCCGTCGGGGTCCGGGAAGTCCACGCTGCTGCGCACGATCAATCACCTGGAGGCCCAGGACGCCGGCCGGGTCACGATCGACGGCGAGATGATCGGCTACCAGCCCGAGGGCCAGGCCCTGCGCGAGCTGCCCGAGCGCGAGGTCCTGCGCCGCCGCGCTCAGGTGGGAATGGTCTTCCAGCAGTTCAACCTGTTCCCGCATATGACGGTGGAGCAGAACATCATCGAGGCTCCTGTGCACACGCAGGGGCGCCCCCGCGCGGAGGCGCGACGCACCGCCCAGGCCCTGCTCGATCGCGTGGGGCTGGGGGACCGGGGCGGTGCCTATCCCCGCCAGCTCTCGGGCGGGCAGCAGCAGCGGGTGGCGATCGCCCGAGCCATGGCGCTGCACCCCAAGGTGCTGCTCTTCGACGAGCCGACCTCCGCCCTGGACCCCGAGCTCGTCGAGGAGGTCCTTGAGGTCATCCGGGGCCTGGCCGATGAGGGCGTGACCCTGATCGTGGTGACCCACGAGATGTCCTTCGCCAGGGAGGTGGCCGATCACGTGGTGTTCATGGCCGACGGGGAGATCGTGGAGCAGGGCCCGCCGCAGAAGCTGTTCTCCGCCCCGCAGCATGCCCGGACCCAGGAGTTCCTGGGCCGGCACCTCGACCCGGAGTACGTGCTGTGA
- a CDS encoding transporter substrate-binding domain-containing protein: MGRGLIAGAAVLGLGILPGCTADPVDIGTAAAGGGVEAAQRFDFSPEQDDRVRTDIDPKAAALVPESVAADGKLTVAATPAAVPLGFAATDQSTVVGSEVDLAQLMADKLGLELEVEATTWENWPLRLETGQIETVMINVGLTEPRLELYDFATYRTAYMGFEARQGSEFHVEGPEDISGLKVSVSPGTNQDAILLEWNRELEERGLEPAELSYYLNDADAILSLVSGRTDLHLGPYPGGSFREDSGSETEVVGRISAGWPNNTLVAAPTAKDSGLAPALEAALDSAMGDGSYEAALERWGLQDEGLDDSRTVTDAQQMRDALSAS; this comes from the coding sequence ATGGGGCGCGGACTGATCGCCGGTGCCGCGGTGCTCGGCCTGGGCATCCTGCCGGGGTGCACGGCCGATCCCGTGGATATCGGCACCGCAGCGGCCGGCGGCGGCGTGGAGGCCGCCCAGCGCTTCGACTTCTCGCCGGAGCAGGACGATCGGGTGCGCACGGACATCGATCCGAAGGCGGCAGCGCTCGTGCCGGAGTCGGTGGCCGCGGACGGCAAGCTCACGGTGGCGGCCACCCCGGCGGCGGTGCCGCTGGGCTTCGCCGCCACGGACCAGTCCACGGTAGTGGGCTCCGAGGTCGACCTCGCCCAGCTCATGGCGGACAAGCTCGGCCTGGAGCTCGAGGTCGAGGCCACCACCTGGGAGAACTGGCCGCTGCGCCTGGAGACCGGTCAGATCGAGACCGTGATGATCAACGTGGGCCTGACCGAGCCGCGGCTCGAGCTCTACGATTTCGCCACGTACCGCACCGCGTACATGGGCTTCGAGGCCAGGCAGGGCAGCGAGTTCCACGTCGAGGGCCCGGAGGACATCTCCGGGCTGAAGGTCTCCGTCTCGCCGGGCACCAACCAGGACGCCATCCTGCTCGAGTGGAACCGCGAGCTCGAGGAGCGGGGTCTGGAGCCGGCCGAGCTGTCGTACTACCTCAACGACGCCGACGCCATCCTGTCGCTGGTCTCCGGAAGGACGGATCTGCACCTGGGGCCGTATCCCGGCGGCTCGTTCCGGGAGGACTCCGGATCCGAGACGGAGGTCGTGGGGCGGATCAGCGCGGGATGGCCGAACAACACGCTCGTGGCCGCGCCCACCGCCAAGGACAGCGGGCTGGCCCCGGCGCTGGAGGCCGCGCTGGACTCGGCGATGGGAGACGGCAGCTACGAGGCGGCGCTGGAGCGCTGGGGGCTGCAGGATGAGGGGCTCGACGACTCCCGGACCGTCACCGACGCGCAGCAGATGCGCGACGCACTGTCCGCGAGCTGA
- a CDS encoding LLM class flavin-dependent oxidoreductase: MTETILSVGLGTLPDLDGPHDDPAALLTGRLHLRAAQDLEALGVTQLMLDDVLDAGDGTDSAAIRLSALELAAWLAPATQRIGLVPTLTTTHTEPFLLGTMTATLDYASRGRAGVQLAPSLRASEAAVVGRRPLAEPAEAWRETGEVADLLRRLWDSWQDDAIIADTSTDRFIDRERLHYTDFEGTDSVGQPFTVKGPSIVPRPPQGHPVIVVRLEDGHGLRGPLPGTASDVAVAAAQTDAVIVPAAISDDELAVLRRGAPHARLLAALPREDLAGAIDALVERLAAAGSDGRGLVFAGVHLDARPNDAAELAERAISALSRAGLKPVASETGSLRQRWGLPAADNQYEGA, from the coding sequence ATGACCGAGACGATCCTCTCCGTCGGGCTGGGAACGCTGCCCGACCTCGACGGCCCTCACGACGATCCCGCCGCCCTGCTCACCGGCCGGCTGCATCTGCGCGCCGCCCAGGACCTCGAGGCGCTGGGCGTCACGCAGCTGATGCTCGACGACGTCCTCGACGCCGGCGACGGCACCGACTCCGCCGCGATCCGGCTCTCGGCCCTGGAGCTCGCCGCTTGGCTCGCACCGGCCACGCAGCGGATCGGCCTGGTGCCCACGCTGACCACCACGCACACCGAGCCCTTCCTGCTGGGGACCATGACCGCGACGCTGGACTACGCGAGCCGCGGTCGCGCCGGCGTGCAGCTGGCGCCGTCCCTGCGCGCCTCCGAGGCCGCCGTCGTGGGGCGCCGACCGCTCGCCGAGCCGGCAGAGGCCTGGCGCGAGACCGGCGAGGTCGCGGATCTGCTGCGCCGCCTGTGGGACTCGTGGCAGGACGACGCGATCATCGCGGACACCTCCACCGACCGCTTCATCGATCGCGAGCGGCTGCACTACACGGACTTCGAGGGCACGGACTCCGTCGGGCAGCCCTTCACCGTCAAGGGCCCCTCGATCGTGCCGCGTCCGCCGCAGGGCCATCCGGTGATCGTCGTGCGGCTCGAGGACGGGCACGGCCTGCGCGGTCCCCTCCCGGGCACCGCCTCCGACGTGGCCGTCGCGGCCGCCCAGACGGATGCCGTGATCGTGCCGGCGGCGATCAGCGACGACGAGCTCGCCGTGCTGCGCCGCGGGGCCCCGCATGCGCGCCTTCTGGCAGCACTTCCCCGCGAGGATCTCGCCGGGGCGATCGACGCACTCGTCGAGCGCCTCGCCGCGGCGGGGTCCGACGGTCGGGGCCTCGTCTTCGCCGGCGTGCACCTCGACGCGCGGCCGAACGATGCCGCCGAACTCGCCGAACGGGCGATCTCGGCCCTGTCCCGGGCGGGGCTGAAGCCGGTGGCCAGCGAGACCGGATCGCTGCGGCAGCGCTGGGGACTGCCGGCGGCCGACAACCAGTACGAGGGCGCCTGA
- a CDS encoding NtaA/DmoA family FMN-dependent monooxygenase (This protein belongs to a clade of FMN-dependent monooxygenases, within a broader family of flavin-dependent oxidoreductases, the luciferase-like monooxygenase (LMM) family, some of whose members use coenzyme F420 rather than FMN.): MSTAENRPRRRVHLAAHFPGVNNETVWSDPVRSGSNIAVESFVRMARDAEEGLMDFLFLAEGLRLREQGGQIHDLDVVGRPDTLTMLSAVLGATDHIGVAGTLTATYHEPYELARQLATMDHLSGGRTAWNVVTSPDAFTGENFRRGGYLPYEQRYERAVDFIQAARTMWESWPLDPAQAGPDAGRFVHRSEFFDLEGRFGVPRSPQVHPVVMQAGDSPSGRDFAAGSADLIFTRHSGPENGRAFRDDIRSRLTAIGRDPDEIQIYPGVSFVIGDTEEDAQEKSLELAWAQHSGATALATASRLWNMDLSERDPDDPVPDFDPVVDGPQLSQGRVNHYPDPVGTAESWRELGRRNGWSLRKVVSVVDSRHHFVGTPRSIAEAMSREVDQGAADGFILVPAYVPGGFREVVDRVVPELQEMGVYPDHHEPATLRQRLGLPEHRPAEQWAALRDGQAAAASDAAAAAQQSQEA; this comes from the coding sequence ATGAGCACTGCCGAGAACCGCCCACGCCGCCGTGTCCATCTCGCGGCGCACTTCCCGGGCGTGAACAACGAGACCGTGTGGTCGGATCCCGTGCGCTCCGGCTCCAACATCGCCGTCGAGTCCTTCGTGCGCATGGCCCGCGACGCCGAGGAGGGCCTGATGGACTTCCTCTTCCTGGCGGAGGGTCTGCGCCTGCGCGAGCAGGGCGGGCAGATCCACGACCTGGACGTCGTGGGCCGCCCCGACACGCTGACGATGCTCTCGGCCGTGCTGGGGGCCACGGACCACATCGGCGTGGCCGGCACCCTGACGGCCACCTACCACGAGCCGTACGAGCTCGCCCGGCAGCTGGCCACCATGGATCACCTCTCGGGCGGGCGCACGGCCTGGAACGTCGTGACCAGCCCGGACGCCTTCACCGGCGAGAACTTCCGCCGCGGCGGCTACCTCCCGTACGAGCAGCGCTACGAGCGCGCCGTCGACTTCATCCAGGCGGCCCGCACCATGTGGGAGTCCTGGCCGCTCGATCCGGCGCAGGCAGGCCCGGACGCCGGGCGCTTCGTCCACCGCAGCGAGTTCTTCGATCTGGAGGGCCGCTTCGGGGTGCCGCGCAGCCCGCAGGTCCACCCCGTGGTGATGCAGGCCGGCGACTCCCCTTCCGGGCGCGACTTCGCGGCGGGCTCGGCCGATCTGATCTTCACCCGCCACTCCGGCCCGGAGAACGGGCGGGCCTTCCGCGACGACATCCGCTCCCGGCTCACCGCGATCGGCAGGGATCCCGACGAGATCCAGATCTATCCCGGCGTGTCCTTCGTGATCGGGGACACCGAGGAGGACGCGCAGGAGAAGAGCCTGGAGCTCGCCTGGGCGCAGCACTCCGGGGCCACTGCGCTGGCCACCGCCTCGCGGCTGTGGAACATGGACCTCTCCGAGCGCGATCCCGACGATCCGGTCCCGGACTTCGACCCGGTGGTCGACGGCCCCCAGCTCTCCCAGGGCCGGGTGAACCACTACCCCGACCCCGTGGGCACGGCAGAGTCCTGGCGCGAGCTCGGGCGGCGCAACGGCTGGTCGCTGCGCAAGGTCGTCTCCGTCGTGGATTCGCGGCATCACTTCGTGGGCACGCCCCGCTCGATCGCCGAGGCCATGAGCCGGGAGGTCGATCAGGGCGCGGCCGACGGCTTCATCCTGGTGCCGGCCTATGTCCCGGGCGGCTTCCGGGAGGTCGTGGACCGGGTGGTGCCCGAGCTGCAGGAGATGGGCGTCTACCCCGATCACCACGAGCCCGCGACGCTGCGCCAGAGGCTCGGGCTGCCCGAGCACCGCCCCGCCGAGCAGTGGGCAGCGCTGCGGGACGGGCAGGCGGCCGCCGCATCCGACGCCGCAGCAGCGGCCCAGCAGAGCCAGGAGGCCTGA
- a CDS encoding FAD/NAD(P)-binding protein, with the protein MTQHTSSAAGRRPGGARRTRELVLIGGGPRATLVLERLAANAAQLSGTVDRPVRVHVIEPFEAGSGRIWRHDQSPLLKLNSMARDVTMFTDETVVAEGAAWDGPSLEEWAVGVADGSIEDAEIDDEDDLRRIRQLRGADFPTRRVHQRYLQWVWRRVVDRALASPGIDDVIVHPTWADEITECSRGGHDVRLKDGTVLHADAAVLLLGHTDALATRGQRRRGAAASASGGSYTRPSYTEEVDWSALGPGQRAVVTGMGLGFIDLMVLLYEGRGGRFRTRDGSADPARIESGEALVYEPSGSEPLLWVGSRRGVPFHSKISMKLRAPFAPEGLQFVTAAAIERLLDENSQLDWDEHLWPLITREAGHHWYREIVLGHPERVRDGVRWEDFARRYAAAGPSELSRLLHETFRDSRDLLDLHAIDRPLEGLTFEDAEQVQEAVLRSIRRDMDERSDPQRSQTLALFLALLHLRVALMDLVPEDRLTEAGLGMMNRWWPGFFSFVDSGPPAHRLQELLALHEAGFVRFLGPDVIVEHDEAGGGFAARSRAGGPWIKAPHFVEARLPGPSMAGTANPVLRSVLAGELGEEQSFPSDDGSTMVTTGKLEVDAQYRVVDRHGRAHPDLFAAGVFTTVPTLGAFARPRQNSEPFRSSDALARSLWRALAGSSADREDAAQQRAIEATTYTF; encoded by the coding sequence ATGACGCAGCACACGAGCTCGGCAGCCGGACGCCGCCCCGGCGGCGCGCGCAGGACCAGGGAGCTGGTGCTGATCGGAGGCGGCCCGCGCGCCACGCTCGTGCTGGAGCGTCTGGCCGCCAATGCCGCACAGCTGTCCGGGACGGTGGACCGGCCCGTGCGGGTCCACGTGATCGAGCCCTTCGAGGCCGGCTCAGGGCGGATCTGGCGCCACGACCAGTCACCGCTGCTCAAGCTCAACTCGATGGCCCGTGACGTGACGATGTTCACCGACGAGACCGTGGTCGCCGAGGGTGCGGCTTGGGACGGCCCCTCGCTCGAGGAGTGGGCGGTCGGTGTGGCCGACGGTTCGATCGAGGACGCCGAGATCGACGACGAGGACGACCTGCGCCGCATCCGGCAGCTGCGCGGCGCGGACTTCCCGACCCGGCGCGTCCACCAGCGCTACCTGCAGTGGGTGTGGCGCCGCGTGGTGGACCGCGCGCTCGCCTCGCCGGGCATCGACGACGTGATCGTGCACCCCACGTGGGCCGATGAGATCACGGAGTGCTCCCGCGGCGGCCACGACGTGCGTCTGAAGGACGGGACCGTCCTGCACGCCGATGCCGCCGTGCTGCTGCTCGGGCACACCGATGCCCTGGCCACCCGCGGGCAGCGCCGCCGCGGCGCCGCCGCCAGTGCGTCGGGGGGCAGCTACACGCGGCCCTCCTACACCGAGGAGGTCGACTGGAGCGCGCTCGGGCCCGGTCAGCGCGCGGTCGTCACCGGCATGGGCCTGGGCTTCATCGACCTGATGGTGCTGCTCTACGAGGGCCGCGGCGGGCGCTTCCGCACGCGCGACGGCTCCGCGGATCCCGCCAGGATCGAATCCGGCGAGGCGCTGGTCTACGAGCCCTCGGGCAGCGAGCCCCTGCTGTGGGTCGGCTCGCGCCGCGGCGTGCCCTTCCACTCCAAGATCTCCATGAAGCTGCGCGCCCCCTTCGCCCCGGAAGGGCTGCAGTTCGTCACCGCAGCCGCCATCGAGAGGCTGCTGGACGAGAACTCCCAGCTGGACTGGGATGAGCACCTGTGGCCCCTGATCACCCGCGAGGCCGGGCACCACTGGTACCGCGAGATCGTCCTGGGCCACCCCGAGCGCGTCCGCGACGGCGTGCGCTGGGAGGACTTCGCCCGGCGGTACGCGGCGGCCGGGCCCAGCGAGCTGTCGCGGCTGCTGCACGAGACGTTCCGGGACTCGCGCGATCTGCTGGACCTGCACGCGATCGACCGGCCGCTGGAAGGGCTGACCTTCGAGGACGCCGAGCAGGTGCAGGAGGCGGTGCTGCGCAGCATCCGCCGGGACATGGACGAGCGCAGCGATCCGCAGCGCAGCCAGACCCTGGCGCTGTTCCTGGCACTGCTGCACCTGCGGGTGGCCCTGATGGACCTGGTGCCGGAGGACCGGCTCACCGAGGCCGGGCTGGGCATGATGAACCGCTGGTGGCCGGGGTTCTTCAGCTTTGTGGACTCCGGTCCGCCGGCGCACCGTCTCCAGGAGCTGCTGGCCCTGCACGAGGCGGGGTTCGTGCGCTTCCTGGGTCCGGACGTGATCGTCGAGCACGACGAGGCCGGCGGAGGGTTCGCCGCCCGCTCCCGGGCGGGCGGTCCGTGGATCAAGGCCCCGCACTTCGTCGAGGCCCGCCTGCCCGGCCCGTCGATGGCGGGCACGGCCAATCCGGTCCTGCGCTCCGTGCTGGCCGGGGAGCTGGGGGAGGAGCAGTCCTTCCCATCGGACGACGGGTCGACCATGGTCACCACCGGCAAGCTGGAGGTGGATGCCCAGTACCGAGTGGTGGACCGCCACGGCCGGGCGCATCCGGACCTGTTCGCCGCCGGCGTGTTCACGACCGTGCCGACGCTGGGAGCCTTCGCCCGGCCGCGGCAGAACTCCGAGCCGTTCCGCAGCAGCGACGCTCTGGCCCGCAGCCTGTGGCGGGCCCTGGCGGGCAGCTCCGCGGACAGGGAGGATGCGGCGCAGCAGCGCGCCATCGAGGCGACGACGTACACGTTCTGA
- a CDS encoding phosphoribosyl-ATP diphosphatase yields the protein MKTFEQLFAEITEKAETRPEGSGTVAELDRGVHGIGKKVVEEAAEVWMACEHETHDEAAEEISQLLYHLQVMMVAKGISLEDVYNHL from the coding sequence GTGAAAACGTTCGAGCAGCTCTTCGCAGAGATCACAGAGAAGGCCGAAACCCGCCCCGAGGGCTCGGGGACCGTCGCCGAGCTGGACCGCGGAGTCCACGGCATCGGGAAGAAGGTGGTCGAGGAGGCCGCCGAGGTCTGGATGGCCTGCGAGCACGAGACCCACGACGAAGCCGCCGAGGAGATCTCCCAGCTGCTGTATCACCTGCAGGTGATGATGGTGGCCAAGGGCATCTCCCTCGAGGACGTCTACAACCACCTCTGA
- the hisG gene encoding ATP phosphoribosyltransferase has protein sequence MLRVAVPNKGALSESAAAMLSEAGYRQRRDSRELVLVDPENHVEFFYLRPRDIAVYVGGGVLDVGITGRDLLLDSEADAVEDLGLDFARSTFRFAGPAGQFSSLQDLEGRRVATSYDSLLRRHLAKQGVQAEVVRLDGAVESSIRLGVADAIADVVETGNTLRAAGLEIFGEPIMRSEALLIRNAAKAEAEGLEVLRRRIQGVLVARQYVMIDYDITEDLLEAATAVTPGMEGPTISPLGHHGAMAVRAMVRRSDTNKVMDELYAVGARAILVSPIHAARL, from the coding sequence ATGCTGCGCGTCGCCGTGCCCAACAAGGGCGCCCTGTCAGAGTCCGCCGCCGCCATGCTGAGCGAGGCGGGCTACCGCCAGCGCCGCGACAGCCGAGAGCTCGTGCTGGTCGACCCGGAGAACCACGTCGAGTTCTTCTACCTGCGTCCGCGCGATATCGCCGTCTACGTCGGGGGAGGAGTGCTGGACGTCGGGATCACCGGCCGCGACCTGCTGCTGGACTCAGAGGCCGACGCCGTCGAGGACCTGGGCCTGGACTTCGCGCGCTCGACCTTCCGCTTCGCCGGCCCGGCCGGGCAGTTCTCCTCGCTGCAGGACCTCGAGGGCCGCCGCGTGGCCACGAGCTACGACAGCCTTCTGCGCCGCCACCTGGCGAAGCAGGGAGTCCAGGCCGAGGTCGTGCGCCTGGATGGTGCCGTCGAGTCCTCGATCCGCCTGGGCGTCGCAGATGCCATCGCCGACGTCGTGGAGACCGGCAACACGCTGCGGGCGGCCGGACTGGAGATCTTCGGCGAGCCGATCATGCGCTCGGAGGCCCTGCTCATCCGCAACGCCGCCAAGGCGGAGGCCGAGGGCCTGGAGGTCCTGCGCCGGCGCATCCAGGGTGTGCTCGTGGCCCGGCAGTACGTGATGATCGACTACGACATCACGGAGGACCTTCTTGAGGCCGCCACGGCCGTGACCCCCGGCATGGAGGGTCCCACGATCTCGCCGCTGGGCCACCACGGAGCCATGGCGGTGCGCGCCATGGTCCGCCGCTCGGACACCAACAAGGTCATGGACGAGCTCTACGCCGTGGGCGCCCGGGCCATCCTGGTCTCGCCGATCCACGCCGCCCGGCTGTGA